The Cellulophaga sp. RHA19 genome includes the window AGAACTTCATGAAAACGTATCTAAGGAAAGCTCTAATTCTTTTTAAAATATTCCATTGTATTCATGTCCTACATTAGGCGCTTAACCTCTCTACTAACCATATACGAATAGGTTAGCAAATATTAAAAAAATGAAAAAAAGAAGATTAAACATACTTACATTATTTCTATTATGTAGTTTTTGTTCGTATAGCCAAAATATAGTAGACCTATTTTATATGTTACCTGAAGAATATACAATTATAGGCAAACAAGAACGAAAATCTTTAGTGAAAAATAAAAAAATATCGGATGGTGAGATGAATCAAAATATCTTTATTGATAAAAAAAATGGTTATTTATCAATAAAGACTTCTTTCGATTCCAATATTAATACAGAAATTAGATTTGAAATGTGTTACTGGAATTTTGAAAATAAAAAACTGATTGCTATCTCTACTTATGGTGGAAATACAAGAACATATAGTTATGGTCAAAGTGATTTTAAATTTTTTATCTATGATAATGACCTAAAAATTTCAGACAAACCTATATTCAAAGAGTATTATCCAAATTTAGAGGTAACAAAAAGGTTAATAATTACTGATTTTTATTCTAAAATGACTCGTAAACAAATTTTAGAATACGAATCTCTTCATCCTTCACTTACTTTTTCATTACCCAGAAAAGGAAAAAATATAGAAATCAAATATGAAAATCAAAAATCAGAAAGTGATTCTGGACCATTCTTTGATACACCTACAAAAATTTTAAAATGGAATGGAGATGGAACATTTAGCGAATAACGTTTGCTAATACCGTATGTAATTAATTACTAGTGCTCCCCTCCTTTAGAATCCCGAAGCGTAGGGACTTGCGGATTTTTTGCATATTATTTATTTGTTAACTTTAGTGCTTAAACTATATAAATACGTTAACACACATAAATATGAGTGAAAAACTTAACAAAATTAAATTAGAAATTGATAACTACGCAAAGGATTCTAATTTAACTGAATTACAAATAGTTGAAAAATTAGAAAAATATTACTTTAATAAAAAAGTAAACGATAATTTAAAACTGTATAAAAAACGAAAGAAAAAAGTAAGTGAAATTACAAAAGACCTAAAAATATCTCCCCGAAAATTTTATGCAATTTTAGAAAAAAAGAAAATAGAGCATAAAAAATATAAAAAAGACTAAAGCAACAAGAGCAAAAGTATTCCTAAAAATTCTTCGTTTTAGTACACTTACAATGGCAATAGTTTTAAAAAGTGAGTAACAATATATGAAGTCAGAAAACGCATCTGTTTTTTATCAGTCTAAAAAAGAAAAAGCTATATTAATACTTGTGTTAACTGTTCTTCTTCTTATTTTTATAGGGCTATCTACACTGTCAGTAACTATGTTTTTGAGTTTTTTTGACGGCAAAACTATAACTGATGCAAAATCTATATTTTTCTTGGTATTTATGTCTGTAATATTACTTTCTCCTGTAATAATTTCAATTTATTTAGTGCTAATGATTTACAATCAGTTTAAACAAAATAAAATAATATGTACAATTAACAATAACAATGTATACTTTACTGACTACACTATCTGGATAAGAAAAACAACAACCATTCTTAATAAAAAGACAATTCCTATCTCTGATATAAAAAGTGTAGAAACTAAAAAAGTACTTTTTATAACCATTATAAAGTTAAATTTTACTTTAGATAAATACAAAATGCTTAAAGGAGGAATAAACTCATCTTTAAATAGAATATCTGATAAAGACAAAGAACTCTTTAAAAACAAAGTTGAAACTATACATAATAACAACCAAAACCTATGAATGCACTTGTTATTGACAAAACCTTTACTAAGGAAGACTACAAAACAAACAGGCTGGCTCTTGCAGAGTATGATAACTGTACTTTTGTAGACTGTAATTTTACGGAAGCCTACCTGTCTGATGTTAATTTTATAGAATGTACATTTACAGAGTGTAACTTTACCAACGCAAAAACTAAAAACACTTCTTTTAACACCGTTACATTTAACAATTGCAAGTTACTAGGTGTACAGTTTACTAGCTGTAATCCGTTTTTATTGTCTTTTACTTTTAATGATTGTAATTTACAACTAGCATCTTTTTATCAGCTAATTATAAAAAAAATGCTTTTTAAAAACTGTAATTTAGAACAGGCAGATTTTTCTAAAGCAACATTAACAGAGTCCGTTTTTGATAATTGTAACTTAAAAAACACTGCTTTTAGCAACACTATATTACTTAAAACCGACTTTACCACCGCCTATAACTTTAGTATAGACCCAGAAGATAATGCAATTAAAGGGGCTAAGTTTTCTAAAGACAGTTTGTTTGGCTTACTCACAAAATATAAAATTAGCATTAGCTAAATTTAACATAACAGTTTTATTTGTAACTTGTTAAGCATAAAAACATTAAAAAGTTACTTTTAAATTTGGAGACTACTTGCCTAGAATGCGGAAAAAAACTTGTTGGCAGAGCAGATAAAAAATTCTGTGAAGACTATTGCCGTAATGCCTACAATAACAAAATTAACAAAGACAGTAAAAACCTAATTAGAAACATAAACAATAGGCTGCGTAAAAACTACCGAATTTTAGATAGTTTTACTTTAACCGAGGGCAAAACTAAAACTACACGTACCAGGCTAATAGATAAAGGTTTTGACTTTGAGTTTATAACTAGCAATTACACCACCAAAAAAGGAACTACTTACTTTTTTGTGTATGACCTTGGGTATTTACCCTTAGATAATGATTATTATATGATTGTGAAACGCGAGTAGCTCTACTCCTTTTTAAACAAAAAAAATAGGTATGCATTAAAATACACACCTATTTTTATAAAAGCAATATTGTAACTTGTTATGAAATTACTGTTCCTTTTTTTATTTTATTGATATATACTTGCCTACCAATTAAAATAAATATCACAGAAAAAACAAGCAATACTATCACCTTAAATAAAACTAAGTTATTTTTAGGAGCCTTGTATTTAAAACTAGGAAGCTCTTTATAATCTTTAGTTGTAAAATTCTTATTTCCGTACAACATAGGTTTAAAAAAGTTACGCCACTCTTTAGAAAATTTAAAAACCTGATTTCTGTAACTTTGATAGTGACTTGTAGAGGTATGCGCTAAATTATTAAAACTTTGCTGCATAAGTATTGCTGGTGAACTATACTGCCACAATCTAACCCAGTCTTGCTGTTTTGTTAGCTGATCTTCATAAGAGCTTATTAAAGGCTTTAATTCCTCTTCTACGAGCTCTTGAGATGCAATATATTTATGCCAAAAAGAATAATTGTTATTCCCGTCTTTTGATGCATACTCAGTATGGTCTCTTAAAAAGTTATCTAGTATTTTATCTTGTTTACTAGATAATTCTTCTTTTAACTCCCTCACTTCTGTAATCATTTTAGTTCTAGATGGTATTGGGTAAAACGAGTTTGCCAACTGCCCCACTACTGCCGGAACAATTAAAATTACAAACACCCATATTGCCAATAAACTAACTGCATTTTTAGCCGAGTTATTTATTACTAAATTAACAAGCAGCACAATGGTAAACCAAAAAAGTATGTAAGCACAGACTAAGGACACTAGCTGTAAAAACGCTAAAAAATTAGCACTAAAATTATACCCAAAAATTAACAGTGTAATTGTAATAACAGCCATAGTTATTAAGGTTAACCAAAAGAACCTTAGTGCTGTTTTTTGCAATATCCATTGGTAAATAGATATTGGTTGTGACGCCAATAATTTTAAAGATCCATACTCTTTTTCTTCAGACAAAATATTGTAACTAAACGCTATAATAATTAAGGGCAAAATGTAAATAATTACAAAAGACAAATCAAAAGATCCAAAAAGCAACTGTATAGGATTTGCAAGTTCAGAGTAATCTAAACTAAAACTATCTCCATACGCACTTGGCTTTATAAAATGCGTAAAAAGATCACTTTGTCCTGTAGATATAAATGTTAAAGGTGCTGCCGGTATTGCTGCTACCCTAGGGTAATTATAAGCAACATTCATTGGAGCATTAGGCATTCTCCTTGGGTTAATACTTACCTGCAATCCTTTTTCTATAGAGTCTAACACTTTTGCCATTGTAGCATCATTAGTATTTGCCTCTAAAACAACTTTATCTAACTGTTTTACGCGTTCATTTACTTTCTCTTTACCATTATAGCCTGCAAATAAAACTACAATTAAAAGTAGTAATGATAATAGTAAAAGCCACCTACTACGTAGTAATGACTTTAGTTCATATTTAAAATTATATCTAAACATTTTAATATTTTTTATTAGTGAAAAATAATAGTGCAGCTGTAAGCACAAACCAAATTACAAGCACAGAAAAAACACCTGTATTTTGCTTGTAGACTTCTGTAAAAGTTGGACTCTCATAACTAAACTCTTCCAACTTACTCCAAGTGTCTGCTGGTGCAACATAACGCTCGTTATATTTCGCATTTTTTTCTGTAGTACCATTTAAAAATCGTTGTACACCTACTCTATACTCTTCTGCTGCTTCTGTAAAAGCCCAGTGAGACTCATAATCTGTATTGGCAATTGCCATAGATAAAAAACGAGTTGGTAAAAAAGGTGATATAGAAGATAAAGATTTGTACACTCCTCCTTGCTTTTTAGCTTTTTCTTTTAAAAGACCATAATGTTTAGCATACACCTGCGCTTGGTATTCTTCTCCTTTTTGCATTAAAAATGCATTAAAATTAAAAGGCAATTTATGTACACTATCTACTTTATACTCTTTTAGTATTTGTAGGCGTAACTTTTGCGATTCCTCATTCCAAGGATTATGTCCGTCTAAACCTTGCTTGCTTTCATTCGCAATTTGCTCATTAAACTCTTGGTGAGAAGGATAGGGATACTTAGCATCTGCCAAATTACTAGCTACTTTAGGCGCTACAAAACAAGCTAAAACCCAAAATACCAAGTTAATTACAAGCGCAATACCAGATTTTTTTACTTTTGATGATATAAATAATACCACATTAATAAAAATTAAATAGTAAAGTAAATACACAAAATACAGTGCAAAAATTTCTTTCCACTCAAACAAACCAAAATCATTTAAGCTAGTTAATGCAATAGCAGCTACGGCAAATAAAACGGTTGCAATGACCATAGTAGGTATTAGAGCTGCAAGCCATTTACCAACAAACAATTTCCAGCCTACCACACCTTGACTTTTTAGAATAAAGAAAGTATTCCCTTCAACCTCTTTTGAAAAAATATTATAACCAATTAAAATAATTATTAATGGTATAATATAAAGCAGAATAAAATCTGGTGTTAATGCTCCAAACCTAGACAATGCTGTTTGGTCTGCTGCATCACTAAAAGCAGCTTCGTTTCTATTATGTGCTTCTAAAAATACAGAAACACCTGTATATTTATCTACACCTTGGTCTATTAAAGATAAAGGAGATTTTGGTTTAAAAACATAATTGCCATAATGTGCAGCAGAATGCGGATTTTTAGCTCCTTGTGACTCCCAAACTTTACGCTCGTTTACTTTAGCTTCGTTATACTGTGCTGCTGTATTTTTATACTGTTTAAAAGTGACAAAAAACGCCACTAATGCCAATAAAAATACTATTGCTGCAGAAATTTTAAAACGTCCGTCTCTAAAAATTTCTTTTAGTTCTTTTTTAATTATATACCGTATCATATAGCTTAGTTAGTTAAAGTCATTGTTTCTAAATACACTTTTTCTAGATCTTGTAGTGTAATTTCATCATTAGAAAAATGATGCTTTAAAACGCCTTGTTTCATAATACCAATATGCGTACCTATTTCCTTGGCTCTAAAAATGTCGTGTGTAGCCATAAGTATAGCTACTTTGGCATTTTTCATACTTTTTAGCAATTCACCAAACTCATTACTAGATTTAGGATCCAAGCCAGAGGTTGGTTCATCTAACAACAATACTTTAGCGCCTTTTGCAATTGCTAGCGCAATACCTACTTTTTGCCTCATTCCCTTAGAAAAAAACTGCACACGCTTATTAAAAGCTTCTTGTTGTAAACCTGCCTCATCTAAAAAGTTTTTTAGCTCTGCTTTTGAAAAACTTTTACCACCTATCCCAAGAAAATAATCTAAATTCTCTATAGCTGTTAGTGTAGGATAAAGCATTAGATTTTCTGGTATGTATGTTAAAAACGGCTTAGTCTTTTTGGGATTTTTTACCACATCTAAACCATTAATAAAAGCGTTACCAGACGTTGGTGTTATAAAGTTAAGTAGTAAATTAATAGTGGTAGATTTTCCTGCTCCGTTAGCACCAAGCAGACATAAAATTTCGCCTTCTTTTATTTCTATATTTAAATTATCTAAAGCGGTAAAATCACCGTATTTCTTAGTTAAATTAGTTGTTTTAATCATTTTGAATATTGTTGGTTTTATAATTTTTATTTGTGTGTTTTTTCAAGAAAATGGGATAAGAAAATAGCAATGCAGTTACTTTAGTGAATACTATAGCATATATAAATACTAGGTGTTTAGATACAACACATACCTATGCTAGCTATGTATTGTATCTAAGACACTTAATTAATTCTTTTAAAAAAATTACGCTGCTAAACTTACAGTAGGAGGTGCTCTAAGAGAGCTGTTGCTTAATAAATAGAAAAATGTATACGGTTCTACATATTCTATTTTTAAGTAGTGAGTTGCAATAGGCTCTTTTACTTTTAGCTTATTTTTATAAGCTATAATTACTTTTGTTAACTTAAATTGATGACATAAAAGACAGTCATAAATAGCGGTACTAAATTCTGCTGTCTCTACAGCCAAAGGTGTAAAATCTACCGTACTAAATTCTAATGCATTATTTGTGTGGGTATGATTATGTGGCTCTAAATATGTATGAAATACATAGCTTGCCTGACTTACCAAAAATAGCAAGCAAAAGAACAACGCAATATGTTTTTTAAAGAATTTCAAGAAATACACAAATTAGACCTAACTATAAATTTGCGTGCCAAAATAGACAATTAAACAAAGGGCATTTTTTAAATCTTGTTAATATTTTCTAAAAATTTGAGAAAATGACAACAAAAAAGAAGAATAGTAATTTATCTGCTAAATAACAGAGGTATATTTTGTAATATTATGTTAAAAATAAAGCAATAGCAAAAAATGAAACAAAAAAAATGGTTTCTGGGGACAGAAACCATTCATAAATTAAGAGAAATCATAAGGTATGCTATTTATAATTTTGTCCATTTAATTTTAAAGCTGCTATTACCACATCTTTACGGCTCAATTGCCCTACTAAAATATCGTTTTTAAGCACAGGAAGCCTACGCCTGTTATGACGCACAAAAATACCTGCAGCATCAAAAATACTTATGTCCGGAGAAATAAACTCTACATCTCTAGTCATAAAATTTTCTACACTTTTGTTTAGTATTGGCTGGTTAAAATAACGACTTTCAGATATTTGTTTCATACAATCTGCCTCAGAAATAATACCAACTAAAAATCCGTTATTATCTAATACTGGTCCACCAGAAATATTGTGCTTGGTAAACAGCTCCATTACTTCTAAAATAGATTGGTCTGGACTAAAAGTTATTAACTTTTTAGTCATATAATCTTCTACTAATATTGGCGCCTCAAATTCTTTTTTTAAGGTCTTCCGCACTCCTTGAAAGCTTTTAATTCCCATAATATTTGGTTTTAGGTTAATTTTAAACTTAGTGATTTTTAATGAATTATCTAAATAAATTGCGTTAAAAGCATCAAATTTGTATAATTTTAAGGCATACAACCAGAAATACGCAACAAAATGAGCAAAATAGCAAGAATTTTAACTCTAATACTTTTACTACTAGCCATTTACTTTAGTTTTATAGCTATAATGCCAACCTATTCTGCTGATAAAGACTCGGCTCTCACAAATTTTTCTACAGACAGAGCATTAAAACACGTTGCAGAAATTGGCAAAGAACCACATGCAGTTGGTTTTAAAGCACACGCAGATGTTAAAAATTATATTGTAGCAGAACTACAAAAATTAGGATTAAAAACCACCGTACAAGAAGGCTATACTGCTGGCGATTGGGGTAACTTATCTTATGCCAGCAATATTTTAGCAAAAATTAAAGGCAAAACAAGCAATAAGGCTTTGCTATTACTATCTCATTATGACAGTAACCCACATTCATCTCTTGGGGCTAGTGATGCAGGCAGTGGCGTTGCTACTATTTTAGAAAGTATACGTGCATACCTAGAGGAAAATAAAACACCTACAAACGATATTATAATTTTACTTTCTGATGGCGAAGAACTTGGCCTTAACGGAGCCGAACTGTTTGTAAATAAACATCCGTGGGCAAAAGACGTTGGTTTGGTATTAAACTTTGAGGCTCGTGGTAGTGGTGGACCTAGCTATATGCTTATTGAGACCAACCAAGGTAACGGTAAACTTATTGAAGAATTTACCGCTGCTAACCCAGAATATCCTGTGGCAAATTCTTTAGCTTATAGTATTTATAAAATGCTTCCTAATGATACAGATTTAACTGTTTTTAGAGAAGATGCAGATATACAGGGTTTCAATTTTGCTTTTATAGACGATCACTTTGACTATCATACCGAAAAAGATAATTATGAACGTTTAGATAAAAAGACTTTAGCGCACCAAGGAAGCTATTTAATGCCGTTGTTACGCCACTTTGCAGATACAGACTTATCAGCCTTAAAAACTAATGAAGATGCAATTTATTTTACTGCTCCAGTATTTAAAACAGTGTCTTACCCTTTTAGTTGGATATGGCCAATGTTTGCCATTGCTGTAGTCCTGTTTATTGTTATTACTGTACTTGGTTTAAAAAACAAAACACTAGATGCTAAAGAAATCATAGTTGGGTTTGCACCTTTACTTATTTCCATACTTATTACTGGTGTTGCAGGTTATTTTAGTTGGACTCTTTTAAAAGTTATGTATCCGCAATACAAAGATATTTTACACGGATTTACCTATAACGGGTACACATACATTGCAGCATTTACCCTATTAGCACTTGCTATTTGTTTTTATATTTACCATAAGTTTAAAAAACTTAAAACACCCAATTTAGTAGTTGCACCACTTTTTATTTGGCTGGTAATTTCTGGTTTAGCTGCAGTATATTTAAAAGGAGCTAGCTATACTATTGTACCAGTGTTTGCGCTATTGGTTTCTTTTGTAATTGTTAGTAACCAAAAAAAGCCAAACCCATATCTATTGTTCTTTTTAACCCTACCCGTGATAACTATATTTGCACCTTTTGTAAAAATGTTTCCTGTAGGACTAGGTTTAAAAATGTTAGTTGCCAGCACAGTTTTAACAACACTTTTATTTGTTGCTATTACTC containing:
- a CDS encoding pentapeptide repeat-containing protein encodes the protein MNALVIDKTFTKEDYKTNRLALAEYDNCTFVDCNFTEAYLSDVNFIECTFTECNFTNAKTKNTSFNTVTFNNCKLLGVQFTSCNPFLLSFTFNDCNLQLASFYQLIIKKMLFKNCNLEQADFSKATLTESVFDNCNLKNTAFSNTILLKTDFTTAYNFSIDPEDNAIKGAKFSKDSLFGLLTKYKISIS
- a CDS encoding DUF3526 domain-containing protein; translation: MFRYNFKYELKSLLRSRWLLLLSLLLLIVVLFAGYNGKEKVNERVKQLDKVVLEANTNDATMAKVLDSIEKGLQVSINPRRMPNAPMNVAYNYPRVAAIPAAPLTFISTGQSDLFTHFIKPSAYGDSFSLDYSELANPIQLLFGSFDLSFVIIYILPLIIIAFSYNILSEEKEYGSLKLLASQPISIYQWILQKTALRFFWLTLITMAVITITLLIFGYNFSANFLAFLQLVSLVCAYILFWFTIVLLVNLVINNSAKNAVSLLAIWVFVILIVPAVVGQLANSFYPIPSRTKMITEVRELKEELSSKQDKILDNFLRDHTEYASKDGNNNYSFWHKYIASQELVEEELKPLISSYEDQLTKQQDWVRLWQYSSPAILMQQSFNNLAHTSTSHYQSYRNQVFKFSKEWRNFFKPMLYGNKNFTTKDYKELPSFKYKAPKNNLVLFKVIVLLVFSVIFILIGRQVYINKIKKGTVIS
- a CDS encoding DUF3526 domain-containing protein, giving the protein MIRYIIKKELKEIFRDGRFKISAAIVFLLALVAFFVTFKQYKNTAAQYNEAKVNERKVWESQGAKNPHSAAHYGNYVFKPKSPLSLIDQGVDKYTGVSVFLEAHNRNEAAFSDAADQTALSRFGALTPDFILLYIIPLIIILIGYNIFSKEVEGNTFFILKSQGVVGWKLFVGKWLAALIPTMVIATVLFAVAAIALTSLNDFGLFEWKEIFALYFVYLLYYLIFINVVLFISSKVKKSGIALVINLVFWVLACFVAPKVASNLADAKYPYPSHQEFNEQIANESKQGLDGHNPWNEESQKLRLQILKEYKVDSVHKLPFNFNAFLMQKGEEYQAQVYAKHYGLLKEKAKKQGGVYKSLSSISPFLPTRFLSMAIANTDYESHWAFTEAAEEYRVGVQRFLNGTTEKNAKYNERYVAPADTWSKLEEFSYESPTFTEVYKQNTGVFSVLVIWFVLTAALLFFTNKKY
- a CDS encoding ABC transporter ATP-binding protein; this translates as MIKTTNLTKKYGDFTALDNLNIEIKEGEILCLLGANGAGKSTTINLLLNFITPTSGNAFINGLDVVKNPKKTKPFLTYIPENLMLYPTLTAIENLDYFLGIGGKSFSKAELKNFLDEAGLQQEAFNKRVQFFSKGMRQKVGIALAIAKGAKVLLLDEPTSGLDPKSSNEFGELLKSMKNAKVAILMATHDIFRAKEIGTHIGIMKQGVLKHHFSNDEITLQDLEKVYLETMTLTN
- a CDS encoding CBS domain-containing protein yields the protein MGIKSFQGVRKTLKKEFEAPILVEDYMTKKLITFSPDQSILEVMELFTKHNISGGPVLDNNGFLVGIISEADCMKQISESRYFNQPILNKSVENFMTRDVEFISPDISIFDAAGIFVRHNRRRLPVLKNDILVGQLSRKDVVIAALKLNGQNYK
- a CDS encoding M28 family peptidase, with amino-acid sequence MSKIARILTLILLLLAIYFSFIAIMPTYSADKDSALTNFSTDRALKHVAEIGKEPHAVGFKAHADVKNYIVAELQKLGLKTTVQEGYTAGDWGNLSYASNILAKIKGKTSNKALLLLSHYDSNPHSSLGASDAGSGVATILESIRAYLEENKTPTNDIIILLSDGEELGLNGAELFVNKHPWAKDVGLVLNFEARGSGGPSYMLIETNQGNGKLIEEFTAANPEYPVANSLAYSIYKMLPNDTDLTVFREDADIQGFNFAFIDDHFDYHTEKDNYERLDKKTLAHQGSYLMPLLRHFADTDLSALKTNEDAIYFTAPVFKTVSYPFSWIWPMFAIAVVLFIVITVLGLKNKTLDAKEIIVGFAPLLISILITGVAGYFSWTLLKVMYPQYKDILHGFTYNGYTYIAAFTLLALAICFYIYHKFKKLKTPNLVVAPLFIWLVISGLAAVYLKGASYTIVPVFALLVSFVIVSNQKKPNPYLLFFLTLPVITIFAPFVKMFPVGLGLKMLVASTVLTTLLFVAITPIFGFYKHKNRLALLLFILSLGGFAMAHFNSGFTKDNAKPSSLLYVLDANTNTAKWATYDSYLTEWTAQYVDDTKTSPKELANTTISSKYNSSFNYVANAAIKKVAVPKIEKTQDTLINNKRHLKICITPQRNVNRLDIYKNNVALEQAVVNGVALPDYSLLDSTSKFMTHYISNNNYTEISLILEPNTPLELTFFEASNDLLTNEHFSIPARPENEIPMPFVLNDAILIIKTVKF